One window of the Rhipicephalus sanguineus isolate Rsan-2018 chromosome 4, BIME_Rsan_1.4, whole genome shotgun sequence genome contains the following:
- the LOC119388702 gene encoding transcription factor HES-1, producing MPVASGASPPSPMASGAEPKTGGRRVSKPLMEKRRRARINRCLNQLKAFLVDPSKPESPRQSKLEKADILEMTVCHLQALHRQRRTARLLDDPEVRHKFRAGFEECILEIRRFLCSLAEQQHQATPCFDPVASRERILGHLQRRAREIQDPDGALTQCTSAAAGPDAAAIDPPLRPSRRLAPSEAATPESNHSSLDATASSDELASETSSSRSPSPSDVVVSHADVRLRPKRLRNGDLVLVLPRDLVANARIVTAAATSAECDVKQPASQSRPTTSDAGEVLAASTSPDVVVSSSTSSATVVAAEEAISPPAPLPPTSSPTSSTSSCSPSLALPVAAAVEVTSLDDVWRPW from the exons ATGCCTGTCGCTTCAGGCGCATCGCCTCCGTCGCCAATGGCAAGTGGTGCGGAACCGAAGACCGGTGGTCGGAGG GTGTCCAAGCCGCTGATGGAGAAACGACGTCGTGCGCGCATCAACCGCTGTCTGAACCAGCTCAAGGCCTTTCTCGTGGACCCGTCGAAACCAGAG AGCCCGCGTCAGTCGAAGCTGGAGAAAGCCGACATCCTCGAGATGACCGTGTGCCACCTTCAAGCCCTGCACCGGCAGCGAAGAACTG CTCGCCTTCTGGACGACCCCGAGGTTCGGCACAAGTTCCGTGCGGGCTTCGAGGAGTGCATCCTCGAGATCCGCCGCTTCCTGTGCTCGCTGGCCGAGCAGCAGCACCAGGCGACACCGTGCTTCGACCCCGTGGCATCCCGCGAACGCATTCTGGGACATCTGCAACGACGGGCCAGGGAGATCCAGGACCCCGACGGTGCACTCACGCAGTGCACCTCGGCAGCGGCTGGTCCCGACGCCGCCGCCATCGATCCACCTCTCCGACCTTCGAGGCGACTCGCTCCCAGTGAAGCCGCCACACCAG AGTCCAACCACAGCTCCTTGGATGCGACGGCCTCGAGCGACGAGCTGGCCTCAGAGACGTCGTCCTCGAGGTCTCCCTCGCCGTCCGACGTCGTCGTGTCCCACGCGGACGTACGGCTGAGGCCCAAGAGGCTGCGCAACGGTGACCTGGTGCTCGTGCTGCCGCGAGACCTGGTCGCCAACGCCAggatcgtcactgcagcggccacgtccGCAGAATGCGACGTCAAGCAGCCCGCGTCGCAGTCGCGGCCCACTACGTCTGACGCCGGGGAAGTTCTCGCAGCATCCACGTCGCCTGACGTCGTGGTCTCGTCGTCCACGTCGTCCGCGACTGTGGTGGCGGCCGAGGAAGCGATCTCACCTCCTGCACCTTTACCACCCACCTCCTCACCCACTTCTTCGACGTCATCGTGTTCTCCTTCTTTGGCGTTGCCCGTCGCTGCTGCGGTTGAAGTGACGTCACTCGATGACGTCTGGAGGCCCTGGTGA
- the LOC119389604 gene encoding LOW QUALITY PROTEIN: signal recognition particle receptor subunit beta-like (The sequence of the model RefSeq protein was modified relative to this genomic sequence to represent the inferred CDS: deleted 1 base in 1 codon), giving the protein MDLKTNLLIMNPSFMYIIVALVVVLITTIIFFQRRKNIRRAVLIVGLSDAGKTLLFSQLVALKKVGTYTSIKENKASYEIPKKGSLNLIDLPGNDRMRARFLDQFKGLARAVLFVVDSVNFPREVRDVAEFLYNLLCDPVISQHCPPIMIVCNKQDEAMAKSSKVIQSQLEKEMNVLRTTQISALESTEGQANNNTFLGKRGKDFQFSDVRPIVVDFAEFSAESPEEAQLSALKSWLAKVA; this is encoded by the exons ATGGACTTAAAAACCAATTTGTTAATCATGAATCCATCGTTT ATGTATATCATTGTCGCATTAGTCGTAGTGCTCATCACAACGA TAATATTCTTCCAACGAAGGAAGAATATTCGGCGAGCAGTTCTAATCGTGGGACTGTCAGATGCCGGGAAGACGCTGTTGTTTTCTCAG CTTGTAGCACTCAAGAAGGTGGGAACTTACACATCAATCAAAGAGAACAAGGCGTCATATGAAATCCCAAAGAAA GGTTCTCTCAACCTTATTGATCTGCCCGGCAATGACAGAATGAGAGCCAGGTTTCTGGACCAATTCAAGGGGCTAGCGAG GGCTGTTCTGTTTGTTGTGGACAGTGTGAACTTTCCCCGAGAGGTCAGGGATGTGGCTGA GTTCCTGTATAATCTGTTGTGTGACCCCGTAATCTCACAGCATTGCCCGCCCATTATGATTGTATGCAATAAGCAAG ATGAAGCCATGGCCAAGTCATCCAAGGTGATCCAGTCACAACTGGAGAAGGAAAT GAATGTCCTCAGGACCACACAGATTTCCGCGCTGGAGTCTACGGAAGGGCAGGCCAATAACAACACATTCCTGGGAAAGAGAGGAAAGGACTTCCAGTTTTCAGACGTCCGTCCGATAGTCGTCGACTTTGCAGAGTTCAGCGCCGAATCACCAGAGGAAGCCCAGCTGTCGGCACTCAAAAGTTGGCTGGCCAAAGTGGCATAG